A part of Crassostrea angulata isolate pt1a10 chromosome 5, ASM2561291v2, whole genome shotgun sequence genomic DNA contains:
- the LOC128183609 gene encoding sperm-associated antigen 17-like isoform X3 — MSKAGKRVKSGSGQGGAKWEQPLLAATFDEESWKANVTFVVGEKPEDYTWIDILGATIAAGSRRLFSVISKEQLEAEVKELGNPKGKKPKEVPQHFEVCEPCKIHLDNGEEIPLPLLARLIKFKLLAIKANDLKRRETEKKLGQGGKKKKAADGKDKGKGGKDKPKSAGKGKGGGKKTPEPPSAKEGSKLRKRGEEDDEGKYIDDEPDDGAQHYVVIYGFHNPHLIAYLSELGITVESIVKISSQDYSRFQKQEVPDVEKDEKTLALEEVERNQKQKLKKELKQYWKDVLLLLQKPPDGSNLHNIARKDYEVKNLIVPENLEDPEQKNNLGTALFEDIACMVYDLIDAKRQYQTYLDNLKLLHIPVPGEVAQTQEEKPAVSAAPTPQQTTAPSIPSIHPDQLETKVEVDMRYYNDLMNCIPQESASIPLMMHCMLEQVAATEEGKDPPSEQLPPRRADGINTNLVSHISNMAFKLALSEDEHSMLSDIFDLPERPPETLNQPLLMNIHDDICIRTNHLKTIYGFNPQEVEKEMLKKLPFENLIHIPRPASSVAKERAARLQELIHFSATDGLSQSEIDRAFKQFVFECMDLAGTDPNGFIITRDSEGLEHSAIPWDDPYPFFRGMIPKHEKASKEEFMSTPSEERSGAHTVTINVVKWSDMELIDYEVPDTPSSGPSTGEVTPNSSQEMLTSQKSDQTLRKSRSKKKSSTSAVSPTPIPPDELKRMEKSPDPSDRSRPSTADSKKGTLRPSSRSSSGGRRSRSNSVHFEKDAAGHPIRHIELEDKEVTEEEPVKTAEESMHEIVDAQKRVLDQWCFAEHYEPHVLLQVLKETSYLLPFMDTYYNKRDNSMMVVLHNPFNTEFQNHVDWHTELHSNLGFRNYLEYVAESVADWMQEEEAKYSAHLLSRELDKMQQDEDAAAKAAELAAKKGKKSPRKSPSRSKSPKSRASSHERSSSANSNMFVRANSLKAWKEEQDRAKAEEEEKERAQSAKRARSAQKRAEKDAEKDKKRPGSRGSAKSKSSKEREAEPQEPPSEENLAPPERFWPFTGYDVGNKLIHVSGITTSMFPCDGGQIRTERLEFVQGTTSIKSTILKDGHNFTVHILDPKEGTEETDADEDMPSPANEKAEFEKSEKDDAKTTDGDRGSSAQKTLKSDGDKSSVSAFGSITAQLMDGMTLALSQFGATGESKDGKKYEPIPYTPPPSTPLPGPPPSPTKSKKGDKKGAPTPEPPPPATPLEDEEKKDQEEKKDEEKPLQQPFQQLYVSCPDGLNVKFMLESSLGMKPIAEDDRRLLVKQSYPYKTKGEQDCEAVRRKYALKETSRIMTSEGTVIKMMEDGSIEVLYADGTISVHRGHWEVPRRRSVSPQRPESQDEERGSWTTTYPTGEKIMYKGNGDMEELKAVMISVASDPETNQTMATRDDHVITVSYPDGTTIVEHADGTRITTYYRENTMNAEEGQEMEMEKEFNSQTVKFVKVECPAYATVEFNCATSENLTIFGNGSTINVFPDGYYMLHHWDGGRCEVDTEGTVTYYPRPDKVTEQLLPERELQYVLRHNADVIIETVDTDGNVFNVKSNGDFQCIPVNGDEMSDVSNEDLPKSEKKLSTYREHAPRFLIIHADGSGTELLRYQDIAEYLTNAEQSPATAVLKDELANFPGVTGITILKPYIGGPSERWLKKYDQESIIPHGIRCRDLTTLPPKEFKTPGSKFGANLGQGLSVGGAVKQPVRIPILKCPSVLELRQMIQYKPVSASLREKLQSGLREYAEYIIERNKVADYMQVVDPRTEEEKINASDLQEIGLQQAKDKNYASANVKELYERATAPPEPSPPPTPQPKRTQADWERDQREVSEEKAGREALKKRNIPSYFDSEFGKAFLLTQAKDVDEILRELSADPRKDGTEAVRGQLSGQSGQQMSPVTSAYPARSLAAVTSVQSDRSSMSPVDTLPPKNVPDTPLSYAVYTETVPSRGGVRPGNPTPAHAQGQGSPAPIRPQNPTPVHAGKDKTGRPINPTPKHAGGGMDSPSDLPSQLDYPAIIMEQPLEEEVEDEVDGEELTLTKSLKVNVLGQPRKNPVPLPTGIKGGRPGAIPNIKYISIEEPVRRKVNTSLTAGASIKGQNQLSHMSGLILFPEEVEFGVLKEGCTYCYTVYLKNTGIDSCRFRIKQPPPATGLRIIYNPGPIAAGMRMELNVELYAIAVGVEGEMGVGSVRHDLEIVTQTDVLFLPIAATVLTAYEYDHRSPNSPKGGKSKGAKLVSTKPPATTGIIRPRKTPLGIGNTSASSFVR, encoded by the exons ATGTCAAAAGCAGGGAAAAGAGTTAAAAGTGGTTCAGGACAAGGAGGTGCCAAATGGGAACAACCACTGTTGGCCGCTACTTTTGACGAG GAAAGTTGGAAGGCTAATGTGACATTTGTGGTAGGCGAGAAACCTGAAGATTATACATGGATTGATATCCTTGGGGCTACCATCGCTGCAGGATCCAGAAGACTTTTCAGTGTAATCTCTAAGGAGCAGCTGGAGGCTGAG GTCAAAGAATTGGGAAACCCAAAAGGCAAGAAACCAAAGGAAGTTCCCCAACATTTTGAAGTGTGTGAGCCATGCAAAATACACTTGGATAATGGTGAAGAAATACCACTGCCTCTCCTAGCACGGCTCATTAAGTTTAAACTTTTGGCAATCAAAGCTAATGATCTTAAGCGCAGGGAAACAGAAAAGAAG CTAGGGCAAggtggtaagaaaaaaaag gcTGCAGATGGTAAGGACAAAGGAAAAGGAGGAAAAGATAAACCAAAGTCTGCAGGGAAGGGGAAAGGGGGAGGAAAGAAGACCCCAGAGCCCCCCTCAGCCAAGGAGGGGTCCAAACTGAGGAAGCGAGGGGAAGAGGATGATGAAGGAAAATACATAG ATGATGAGCCAGATGACGGAGCTCAGCACTACGTGGTCATCTACGGCTTCCACAACCCACACCTGATCGCCTACCTGTCTGAGCTGGGGATCACTGTGGAGTCCATTGTAAAAATCAGCTCTCAGGATTACTCCAGGTTCCAGAAACAGGAAGTTCCAGATGTGGAGAAAGATGAAAAAACATTAG CTTTAGAAGAAGTGGAGAGAAATCAGAAGCAGAAACTGAAGAAAGAGCTGAAGCAGTACTGGAAGGATGTGCTGTTGTTACTGCAGAAGCCACCAGATGGCAGTAACCTCCACAACATCGCCCGGAAAGACTATGAGGTCAAGAACCTCATTGTCCCTGAAAACCTTGAAGATCCGGAGCAGAAG AATAACTTGGGAACAGCACTGTTTGAGGATATTGCCTGTATGGTGTATGACTTGATTGATGCCAAGCGACAGTACCAGACTTACCTGGACAACCTAAAGCTATTACATATTCCTGTCCCTGGGGAAGTGGCCCAGACTCAAG AAGAGAAGCCTGCAGTCTCTGCTGCCCCCACCCCCCAGCAGACCACCGCTCCCAGCATCCCGTCCATTCACCCAGACCAGTTGGAGACCAAGGTGGAGGTGGACATGAGGTACTACAATGACCTGATGAACTGTATCCCTCAGGAGAGCGCCAGCATCCCGCTGATGATGCACTGCATGCTGGAACAG GTGGCAGCTACAGAGGAAGGAAAGGACCCACCCAGTGAACAGCTCCCACCCAGACGGGCTGATGGAATTAACACTAACCTAGTGTCCCACATCAGTAACATGGCATTCAAACTGGCTCTGTCCGAAGATGAACACAGT ATGCTGTCGGACATATTTGATTTACCAGAAAGACCCCCTGAAACTCTGAACCAGCCACTtctcatgaatattcatgatgACATTTGCATCCGTACCAACCACCTGAAGACAATTTACGGATTCAATCCACAGGAGGTGGAGAAAGAGATGTTGAAGAAACTCCCCTTTGAAAACTTGATTCACATTCCCCGCCCTGCCTCTTCTGTGGCCAAGGAGCGAGCGGCCCGCCTACAGGAGCTGATACATTTCAGTGCCACTGATGGCCTCTCCCAGTCAG AAATTGACCGCGCCTTCAAGCAGTTTGTGTTTGAGTGTATGGACTTGGCTGGTACTGATCCCAACGGTTTTATCATTACTCGGGACAGCGAGGGATTGGAGCATTCTGCAATCCCATGGGATGATCCTTATCCGTTCTTCAGAGGAATGATCCCCAAACATGAAAAAGCCTCAAAAGAAGAATTTATGTCCACACCATCAGAGGAAAGATCAG GTGCCCATACTGTCACAATAAATGTTGTCAAGT GGAGTGATATGGAGTTGATTGACTATGAGGTGCCCGATACTCCTTCTTCAGGTCCCAGTACAGGGGAAGTAACTCCCAATAGTTCGCAGGAGATGCTCACGTCACAAAAATCTGACCAGACTTTGAGAAAGTCTAGGTCAAAGAAGAAATCGTCCACAA GTGCTGTATCTCCTACCCCAATTCCTCCTGATGAACTGAAAAGAATGGAAAAAAGTCCCGATCCCAGCGATCGATCCCGACCCTCCACAGCGGACAGTAAGAAGGGGACCCTACGCCCCTCCTCCCGCTCCAGCTCAGGAGGAAGACGATCCCGCAGTAACTCGG TCCACTTTGAGAAGGATGCAGCAGGACATCCCATCAGACACATAGAGCTCGAAGACAAGGAAGTGACAGAGGAAGAGCCAGTTAAGACGGCAGAGGAAAGCATGCACGAGATTGTGGACGCCCAGAAACGCGTGCTGGACCAGTGGTGCTTTGCTGAACACTATGAACCGCATGTACTGTTACAG GTGTTGAAAGAGACAAGCTATCTGCTGCCTTTCATGGACACCTATTACaacaagagagataactccaTGATGGTGGTCTTACACAACCCCTTCAACACGGAGTTCCAGAACCACGTAGATTGGCACACAGAACTTCATAGTAATTTGGGATTTAG GAATTACCTGGAGTATGTCGCCGAATCTGTTGCTGACTGGATGCAGGAGGAGGAGGCTAAATATAGCGCCCATCTGCTGAGTCGGGAACTGGACAAAATGCAGCAGGATGAGGATGCTGCAGCCAAAGCAGCAGAGTTAGCCGCCAAAAAGGGCAAGAAGTCACCACGAAAATCACCAA GCCGATCGAAGAGTCCCAAATCGAGAGCAAGCAGCCATGAGAGATCTTCCTCTGCAAACAGCAACATGTTTGTCCGTGCTAACTCCCTGAAGGCATGGAAGGAGGAGCAGGATCGTGCTAAGGCTGAGGAGGAGGAGAAGGAGAGAGCACAGAGTGCTAAGAGGGCACGATCTGCTCAGAAAAGG GCTGAAAAGGACGCTGAGAAGGATAAGAAAAGGCCAGGCTCTCGAGGAAGTGCAAAGTCCAAATCTTCCAAGGAGAGGGAGGCAGAGCCCCAGGAACCACCCTCAGAGGAGAACTTGGCACCCCCAGAGAGATTCTGGCCG TTTACCGGCTATGATGTAGGAAACAAACTGATCCATGTATCTGGAATCACAACTTCAATGTTCCCCTGTGATGGCGGTCAGATCAGGACAGAGAGATTGGAGTTTGTTCAAG gTACAACTAGCATAAAGTCAACAATTTTGAAGGATGGCCATAACTTTACCGTCCATATTCTGGATCCCAAGGAAGGGACTGAGGAGACCGATGCTGATGAGGACATGCCCTCACCAGCCAATGAAAAGGCAGAGTTTGAGAAGTCTGAAAAAGATG ATGCTAAAACAACTGATGGAGACCGAGGAAGCAGTGCCCAGAAGACGTTGAAGTCTGATGGTGACAAGAGCTCAGTCAGTGCATTCGGATCCATCACAGCCCAGCTAATGGACGGAATGACCCTGGCTCTCAGTCAGTTTGGGGCCACAGGAGAATCCAAAGATG GGAAAAAATACGAACCCATTCCTTACACTCCACCTCCATCTACACCACTTCCTGGACCACCCCCTTCCCCCACAAAAAGCAAGAAGGGGGACAAGAAAGGGGCACCTACACCTGAACCACCTCCACCAGCAACA CCACTGGAAGATGAGGAGAAGAAGGACCAGGAGGAGAAGAAAGATGAGGAGAAGCCGTTACAACAGCCGTTCCAGCAGCTGTATGTCTCCTGTCCTGATGGACTCAATGTCAAGTTCATGCTGGAGAGCTCACTGG GCATGAAACCAATAGCAGAAGATGACAGGCGTCTGCTCGTTAAACAGAGCTATCCCTACAAGACCAAGGGAGAGCAAGACTGCGAGGCAGTGAGGCGGAAGTATGCACTGAAGGAGACCTCCCGAATCATGACTTCAGAGGGAACCGTCATCAAAATGATGGAGGATGGAAGTATTGAG GTTTTGTATGCTGATGGCACAATCAGCGTGCACAGGGGACACTGGGAGGTTCCTAGGAGGAGAAGTGTCTCCCCACAGAGACCAGAGAGTCAGGACGAGGAGAGGGGGTCATGGACCACCACCTACCCCACAGGGGAGAAAATCATGTATAAAGGGAACGGGGACATGGAGGAACTAAAGGCCGTCATGATCTCTGTGGCCTCTGATCCAGAGACCAATCAG ACAATGGCCACCAGAGATGACCATGTGATCACCGTCAGCTACCCTGATGGCACCACTATCGTGGAGCACGCTGATGGGACAAGAATCACCACCTACTACAGGGAGAACACAATGAATGCCGAGGAGGGCCAGGAAATGG AAATGGAAAAGGAGTTTAACTCCCAGACAGTTAAATTCGTGAAGGTGGAATGTCCAGCCTATGCTACTGTGGAGTTTAACTGTGCCACTAGTGAGAACCTGACAATTTTTGGGAATGGCTCCACCATCAATGTCTTCCCTGACGGTTACTACATGCTGCACCACTGGGATGGAGGCCGCTGCGAGGTGGATACCGAGGGCACCGTCACATACTACCCCCGCCCAGACAAAGTCACAGAGCAGCTGCTACCAGAGAGAGAGCTACAGTACGTCCTACGACACAATGCGGATGTTATCATAGAAACTGTGGACACAGATGGAAACGTGTTCAATGTGAAATCCAATGGAGACTTCCAATGTATCCCAGTTAACGGAGACGAAATGTCAGATGTCAGTAATGAGGATTTGCCGAAATCCGAGAAGAAACTTTCGACCTACAGGGAGCATGCTCCAAGGTTCCTCATCATCCATGCGGACGGAAGTGGGACGGAGCTACTGAGATACCAGGATATTGCGGAGTATCTGACTAATGCGGAACAGAGTCCCGCTACAGCTGTATTGAAGGACGAACTAGCTAATTTCCCAGGCGTCACAGGAATCACCATCTTGAAACCATACATTGGCGGACCATCAGAGAGATGGCTGAAGAAATACGATCAGGAGTCCATCATTCCGCATGGAATCAGGTGCAGAGATCTGACTACTCTGCCTCCTAAAGAATTCAAGACACCTGGTTCTAAATTTGGAGCAAATTTAGGTCAAGGTCTCTCTGTGGGCGGGGCTGTTAAACAACCAGTCAGGATTCCTATCCTGAAGTGCCCCAGTGTGTTGGAGCTCAGACAGATGATTCAGTACAAGCCTGTTTCTGCATCACTCAGAGAAAA GTTACAGAGTGGATTGAGGGAGTATGCTGAGTATATAATTGAGAGGAACAAAGTGGCGGATTACATGCAGGTGGTGGATCCAAGAACTGAGGAGGAGAAGATCAACGCCTCTGATCTCCAGGAAATAGGTCTCCAGCAGGCCAAGGACAAGAACTATGCTTCAG CCAATGTCAAAGAGCTGTATGAGAGGGCCACAGCTCCCCCCGAGCCAAGCCCCCCACCCACACCACAGCCCAAGAGGACCCAGGCTGACTGGGAACGTGACCAGAGAGAGGTCTCGGAGGAAAAGGCTGGGAGGGAGGCACTCAAAAAGAGAAACATTCCCAGTTATTTTGACAGCGAGTTTGGCAAAGCTTTCCTGCTCACTCAAGCCAAAGATGTGGACGAGATTTTAAGGGAGCTGTCGGCCGACCCCAGGAAAGATGGAACTGAGGCTGTCAGAGGTCAGCTGTCCGGCCAGAGTGGTCAACAAATGAGTCCTGTTACCAGCGCCTACCCTGCTAGAT CACTGGCCGCAGTGACCTCAGTTCAGAGTGATCGATCAAGCATGTCGCCAGTGGATACGTTACCCCCTAAAAACGTACCAGACACACCCTTGTCTTATGCAG TGTACACAGAAACAGTACCTTCTCGAGGAGGGGTGAGACCAGGTAACCCAACCCCAGCACATGCCCAGGGTCAAGGGTCACCTGCCCCCATCCGACCCCAGAATCCAACCCCTGTCCATGCAGGAAAGGATAAAACCGGAAGACCAA TCAATCCAACCCCCAAACATGCTGGAGGAGGAATGGACTCACCCTCAGATTTACCATCACAGCTTGACTACCCTGCCATAATAATGGAACAGCCTTTAGAGGAGGAAG TGGAAGATGAAGTTGATGGTGAAGAATTGACCTTGACCAAAAGTCTGAAGGTCAATGTTCTTGGTCAGCCCCGAAAGAACCCAGTGCCCTTGCCAACTGGAATAAAAGGTGGTCGTCCAGGAGCCATTCCAAATATCAAG TACATTTCCATTGAGGAGCCAGTGAGGAGAAAAGTCAACACCTCCCTGACCGCGGGGGCCTCCATAAAGGGACAGAACCAGCTCTCCCACATGAGTGGGTTGATCCTGTTCCCTGAGGAGGTTGAGTTTGGGGTCCTGAAGGAAGGTTGTACATACTGTTACACAGTGTACCTCAAAAACACAGGGATTGATTCCTGTAGGTTCAGGATCAAGCAGCCTCCCCCAGCCACGGGGCTTAGGATCATCTATAATCCAGGCCCA ATTGCGGCTGGAATGAGGATGGAGTTGAATGTTGAGCTGTACGCCATTGCTGTGGGGGTAGAGGGTGAGATGGGGGTGGGGTCAGTCCGCCACGACCTGGAAATTGTCACCCAGACAGACGTCCTCTTCCTTCCTATCGCAGCAA CTGTTCTGACGGCTTATGAATATGACCACAGAAGTCCCAACAGTCCAAAGGGAGGCAAATCCAAGGGAGCTAAACTAGTGTCCACCAAGCCACCAGCTACCACTGGCATCATCCGCCCCCGTAAAACACCGCTAGGAA ttggTAACACCAGTGCTTCTTCCTTTGTGAGATGA